A single region of the Phyllostomus discolor isolate MPI-MPIP mPhyDis1 chromosome 14, mPhyDis1.pri.v3, whole genome shotgun sequence genome encodes:
- the C14H1orf189 gene encoding uncharacterized protein C1orf189 homolog isoform X2 gives MSTEKVTKSFQRSLGLKKLVDRWRNSHTHCLWQMTLSQRRNPYATLRMRDIMVQELALASKQLLMVRQAALHQLFEKEHQQYQQELNQMGKAFYVERL, from the exons ATGTCTACGGAAAAGGTGACAAAG AGTTTTCAAAGGTCCCTGGGACTTAAGAAGTTGGTTGACAG GTGGCGAAATTCACACACTCACTGTCTGTGGCAGATGACATTGAGCCAGAGGAGAAACCCTTATGCCACCCTAAGGATGAGGGATATCATGGTACAGGAGCTGGCACTGGCAAGCAAGCAACTACTGATG GTCCGGCAGGCTGCCCTACACCAACTGTTTGAAAAGGAGCATCAGCAGTACCAGCAGGAACTAAATCAGATGGGCAAAGCTTTTTATGTGGAGAGACTCTGA
- the C14H1orf189 gene encoding uncharacterized protein C1orf189 homolog isoform X1, with translation MSTEKVTKVEESFQRSLGLKKLVDRWRNSHTHCLWQMTLSQRRNPYATLRMRDIMVQELALASKQLLMVRQAALHQLFEKEHQQYQQELNQMGKAFYVERL, from the exons ATGTCTACGGAAAAGGTGACAAAGGTAGAAGAG AGTTTTCAAAGGTCCCTGGGACTTAAGAAGTTGGTTGACAG GTGGCGAAATTCACACACTCACTGTCTGTGGCAGATGACATTGAGCCAGAGGAGAAACCCTTATGCCACCCTAAGGATGAGGGATATCATGGTACAGGAGCTGGCACTGGCAAGCAAGCAACTACTGATG GTCCGGCAGGCTGCCCTACACCAACTGTTTGAAAAGGAGCATCAGCAGTACCAGCAGGAACTAAATCAGATGGGCAAAGCTTTTTATGTGGAGAGACTCTGA